From a single Pseudomonas sp. A34-9 genomic region:
- the gspL gene encoding type II secretion system protein GspL, which translates to MSQLKVALPPLAELDLHSELHCAWLDRQGQVTREERHTLSQLSQQSKLPPLVCFLHPADSLLASLDLPPLPANKIVAAVQCAAQALMLGDSSEMHIAHSARDEAGQVQIAWAPRQQLLGFGQLLKSAGLNLRGLYPAPFSLPVLPGTVACVQDGHLLLRDSVQIARVQPLFDDGFDGVVWEPGVTLHWIGDQPPPGAELPMADAQRWTGPLPGWGLHGAVQQQKTEHRGWGRAIALSALAVAVWVIGLNLYAAREAGQGQQLKTQMNLRVKQAFPELPVILNPLQQARQQLAARQKGAADDPAQTFSRLVLQAGSGMPSMAGSVERLTFVDGTLQLSLLSEARRGGNDQDWQSTLAQAGISVTADDEGWTLRPATEATPGESDDSGGADEDE; encoded by the coding sequence ATGAGCCAGTTGAAAGTGGCGTTGCCGCCCTTGGCGGAACTGGATCTGCACAGTGAATTGCACTGCGCCTGGCTGGATCGTCAGGGCCAGGTCACGCGGGAAGAACGCCACACTCTGAGCCAGTTGAGCCAGCAATCGAAACTGCCGCCGCTGGTGTGTTTTCTGCATCCGGCTGACAGCCTGTTGGCGAGTCTCGATTTGCCGCCGTTGCCTGCCAACAAGATTGTCGCGGCGGTGCAGTGTGCGGCGCAGGCGTTGATGCTGGGTGACAGCAGCGAGATGCACATCGCGCACAGCGCGCGGGACGAGGCCGGGCAGGTGCAGATCGCCTGGGCGCCTCGACAACAGTTGTTAGGTTTTGGCCAGTTGCTGAAAAGCGCTGGGCTGAACCTGCGCGGTCTCTATCCGGCGCCGTTCAGTTTGCCGGTGCTGCCCGGCACTGTCGCTTGCGTGCAGGACGGGCATTTATTGCTGCGCGACAGCGTGCAAATAGCGCGGGTGCAGCCGTTGTTCGATGACGGTTTCGACGGTGTTGTGTGGGAACCGGGCGTCACTTTGCACTGGATCGGTGATCAACCTCCGCCGGGCGCTGAACTGCCGATGGCCGATGCGCAGCGCTGGACCGGGCCGCTACCCGGTTGGGGACTGCATGGCGCAGTCCAGCAACAAAAAACCGAGCATCGCGGCTGGGGCAGGGCGATCGCCCTGTCAGCGTTGGCTGTGGCCGTTTGGGTCATTGGTTTGAACCTGTATGCCGCCCGCGAAGCCGGGCAGGGCCAGCAGCTGAAAACCCAAATGAATTTGCGGGTGAAGCAGGCCTTTCCCGAGTTGCCGGTAATCCTTAATCCGTTGCAACAGGCCCGTCAGCAATTGGCGGCGCGGCAGAAGGGTGCGGCAGATGATCCGGCGCAAACCTTCAGTCGTCTGGTGTTGCAGGCGGGCAGCGGGATGCCGTCGATGGCCGGCAGTGTCGAGCGGCTGACATTTGTCGACGGTACCTTGCAACTGAGTCTGCTCAGTGAAGCCCGTCGTGGCGGCAATGATCAGGACTGGCAAAGCACTTTGGCCCAGGCCGGTATCAGCGTGACGGCAGATGACGAGGGCTGGACCTTGCGTCCGGCCACTGAAGCCACCCCAGGCGAGAGCGATGACAGCGGCGGAGCAGATGAAGATGAATAA
- the gspD gene encoding type II secretion system secretin GspD, protein MKGSGSKPARLALPMLLMALSACSNTTTPQNQPPLLVDSELGRPLANTQRSGDAVLDRERAQAQARPVPKQLHNISKSARSGTAASGIALPSNPLGEQPVTLNFVDADIQAVVRALSRSTGQQFLVDPRVKGTLTLVSEGQVPARQAYDMLLAALRMQGFSVVDVGGVAQVVPEADAKLLGGPIYSADKPAGNGMLTRTFRLQYENAVNLIPVLRPIVSPNNPINAYPGNNTIVITDYAENLTRVAQLIASIDSPSAIDTDVVQIQNGIAADIAPMVADLLDAPGNDPTQKIAVIGDPRSNTIIIRAGSPERTELARNLIYKLDNAQSNPSNLHVVYLRNAQAAKLAQALRGLLTGESDSGTSDSARSVLSAMGASTGGNAGQTGQSGTQSSGTTSTTNSSGSTGGSYAQGSGGTSSGGNQASEQNVAFSAGGVTIQADATTNTLLISAPEPLYRNLREVIDLLDQRRAQVVIESLIVEVGEDDASEFGVQWQTGNLGGKGVIGGANLGGSGINTNGKTSIDVLPQGLNLGYVSGTVDIPGIGKILDLKVLARALKSKGGTNVLSTPNLLTLDNEAASIFVGQTIPFVSGSYVTGGGGTSNNPFQTVTREEVGLKLNVRPQISEGGTVKLDIYQEVSSIDERASASANSAGIVTNKRAIDTSILLDDGQIMVLGGLLQDGYSQSNDAVPWLGSIPGIGALFRNERRAITKTNLMVFLRPYIIRDSEAGRSITLNRYDFMRRAQGGLQPERSWAMPDMQAPQLPTAAQGVPAVLPGSGPRATIKAVPIQ, encoded by the coding sequence ATGAAGGGGTCAGGATCCAAACCGGCACGTCTGGCGTTGCCGATGTTGCTGATGGCGTTGAGCGCGTGCAGCAACACCACCACACCGCAGAATCAGCCGCCGTTGCTGGTCGACAGTGAGCTGGGCCGGCCGCTGGCCAACACCCAGCGCAGCGGCGACGCGGTGCTCGACCGCGAGCGTGCACAGGCGCAGGCGCGACCCGTGCCGAAGCAATTGCACAACATCAGCAAGAGCGCGCGCAGCGGGACGGCGGCATCGGGCATTGCCTTGCCGAGCAATCCTTTGGGCGAGCAACCGGTGACGCTGAATTTTGTCGACGCCGATATTCAAGCGGTGGTGCGGGCGTTGTCGCGTTCGACCGGGCAGCAGTTTCTGGTCGACCCTCGGGTCAAGGGCACGTTGACGCTGGTTTCCGAAGGTCAGGTGCCGGCGCGGCAGGCTTACGACATGCTGCTGGCGGCGTTGCGCATGCAGGGTTTCAGTGTGGTCGATGTCGGTGGTGTGGCGCAGGTGGTGCCGGAGGCGGATGCGAAGTTGCTCGGCGGGCCGATTTACAGCGCTGATAAACCGGCGGGCAACGGCATGCTCACCCGTACGTTTCGCCTGCAATACGAGAACGCGGTGAACCTGATTCCGGTGCTGCGGCCGATTGTTTCGCCGAACAATCCGATCAACGCCTATCCGGGCAATAACACCATCGTCATCACCGATTACGCCGAGAACCTGACCCGCGTTGCGCAGTTGATTGCGAGCATTGATTCGCCGAGTGCGATTGACACCGATGTGGTGCAGATCCAGAACGGTATTGCCGCCGACATTGCGCCGATGGTGGCGGATCTGCTCGATGCGCCGGGCAATGATCCGACGCAGAAAATCGCAGTGATCGGTGATCCGCGGTCCAACACCATCATCATTCGCGCTGGCAGCCCGGAGCGCACGGAGTTGGCGCGCAACCTGATCTACAAACTCGATAACGCGCAGAGCAATCCGAGCAACTTGCACGTGGTTTATCTGCGCAACGCGCAAGCGGCGAAACTGGCGCAGGCCTTGCGCGGTTTGCTCACGGGCGAGAGCGACAGCGGCACCAGTGACAGTGCGCGTTCGGTGCTCAGTGCCATGGGGGCCAGCACTGGCGGCAACGCTGGGCAGACTGGCCAGAGCGGTACGCAATCCAGCGGCACGACATCGACCACCAACAGCAGCGGAAGTACCGGCGGCAGTTACGCCCAAGGCAGTGGCGGCACCAGTAGCGGCGGTAATCAGGCCAGCGAACAGAACGTCGCCTTCAGTGCCGGCGGTGTGACCATCCAGGCCGACGCCACCACCAACACCTTGCTGATTTCCGCGCCGGAGCCGTTGTACCGCAACCTGCGCGAGGTGATCGATCTGCTCGACCAACGCCGCGCACAAGTGGTGATTGAAAGCCTGATTGTCGAAGTCGGCGAGGACGATGCCAGTGAGTTCGGTGTGCAGTGGCAGACCGGCAATCTCGGCGGTAAAGGCGTGATCGGCGGTGCGAATCTGGGTGGTTCGGGGATCAACACCAACGGCAAAACCAGCATCGATGTGCTGCCGCAGGGTCTGAACCTGGGGTACGTCAGCGGCACCGTCGATATCCCCGGGATTGGCAAGATTCTGGATTTGAAAGTGCTGGCCCGCGCCTTGAAGAGCAAGGGCGGCACCAACGTGCTGTCAACGCCGAACCTGCTGACGCTGGACAACGAAGCCGCGAGTATTTTTGTTGGCCAGACCATTCCGTTTGTCAGCGGTAGCTACGTCACCGGCGGTGGCGGTACCAGCAACAACCCGTTCCAGACCGTGACCCGTGAAGAGGTCGGTTTGAAGCTCAATGTGCGCCCGCAGATTTCCGAGGGTGGCACGGTGAAGCTCGATATCTATCAGGAAGTCAGCAGCATTGATGAACGTGCTTCGGCCAGTGCCAATTCTGCGGGGATTGTCACCAACAAACGCGCCATCGACACCAGCATCCTGCTCGATGACGGCCAGATCATGGTGCTCGGCGGCTTGCTCCAGGACGGTTACAGCCAGAGCAATGACGCGGTGCCATGGCTGGGGAGTATTCCGGGGATCGGCGCGCTGTTTCGCAACGAACGCCGGGCGATCACCAAGACCAACCTGATGGTGTTCCTGCGCCCGTACATCATTCGCGACAGCGAGGCGGGGCGCAGCATCACGCTCAATCGCTACGACTTCATGCGCCGGGCGCAGGGTGGTTTGCAGCCGGAACGCAGCTGGGCGATGCCGGACATGCAGGCACCGCAGTTGCCGACGGCGGCGCAGGGTGTGCCGGCGGTTTTACCTGGGTCGGGTCCGCGCGCGACTATCAAAGCGGTACCGATCCAATGA
- the gspE gene encoding type II secretion system ATPase GspE — translation MSVLPYAWAKAQRILLCDGVLTVCPSTPGWSISEARRQFGATTIQRVRDDELDGLLAAAYADTGSAAAVVGAAENEVDLDRLMQDMPEITDLLDTQDGAPVIRMINALLTQAARDEASDIHIEPFETHSVVRYRVDGTLRDVVSPRKALHGALVSRIKIMAQLDIAEKRLPQDGRIALRVAGRPIDIRVSTVPTGHGERVVMRLLDKQAGRLHLETLGMDAQVLAKLDHLIRQPHGIVLVTGPTGSGKTTSLYAALARLDASTSNILTVEDPVEYDLPGISQIQVNAKIDMTFALALRAILRQDPDIIMIGEIRDLETAQIAVQASLTGHLVLATLHTNDAVSAVNRLIDMGVEPFLLASSMLGVLAQRLVRRLCKECKQEDPAAPGTWRPVGCPACNQTGYSGRTGIHELFCIDDDIRTLIHQGAGEQALRASAAKAGMFSLREDGERWIRSGATAPEEILRVTRDA, via the coding sequence ATGAGTGTGTTGCCTTACGCCTGGGCCAAGGCGCAGCGGATTTTGTTGTGCGATGGCGTGTTGACCGTGTGCCCGTCGACGCCGGGCTGGTCGATCAGTGAAGCGCGACGGCAGTTCGGCGCGACCACGATTCAGCGCGTGCGCGACGATGAGCTAGATGGTTTGCTGGCCGCGGCTTATGCCGACACCGGCAGCGCGGCGGCGGTGGTTGGCGCCGCAGAAAACGAAGTCGATCTCGACCGCCTGATGCAGGACATGCCGGAAATCACCGACCTGCTCGACACCCAGGACGGCGCGCCGGTGATCCGCATGATCAACGCCTTGCTCACCCAAGCCGCGCGCGACGAGGCCAGCGACATTCACATCGAACCCTTCGAAACCCATTCGGTGGTGCGCTATCGCGTCGACGGCACGCTGCGTGACGTGGTCTCACCGCGCAAGGCGTTGCACGGCGCGCTGGTGTCGCGGATCAAGATCATGGCGCAGCTCGACATCGCTGAAAAACGCCTGCCGCAGGACGGTCGCATCGCTTTGCGCGTGGCCGGGCGGCCGATTGATATTCGTGTTTCAACGGTGCCGACCGGGCATGGCGAACGGGTGGTGATGCGCCTGCTCGACAAACAGGCCGGGCGCCTGCATCTGGAAACCCTCGGCATGGACGCGCAGGTGTTGGCCAAACTCGATCACCTGATCCGCCAGCCCCACGGCATCGTGCTGGTCACCGGCCCTACTGGCAGCGGCAAGACCACCAGTCTCTACGCGGCACTGGCGCGGCTCGATGCGAGTACCAGCAACATCCTCACCGTGGAAGACCCGGTGGAATACGACCTGCCGGGCATCAGCCAGATTCAGGTCAACGCCAAGATCGACATGACCTTTGCCCTGGCACTGCGGGCGATTCTGCGCCAGGACCCGGACATCATCATGATCGGCGAGATCCGCGATCTGGAAACCGCACAAATCGCCGTGCAGGCGTCGCTGACCGGTCACCTGGTGCTGGCGACGTTGCACACCAACGACGCGGTGTCGGCGGTAAACCGCTTGATCGACATGGGCGTCGAGCCGTTTCTGCTGGCCTCGTCGATGCTCGGCGTGCTCGCGCAACGGTTGGTGCGACGCCTGTGCAAGGAATGCAAACAGGAGGACCCGGCGGCACCGGGTACGTGGCGCCCGGTCGGTTGCCCGGCATGTAATCAAACCGGTTATAGCGGCCGCACCGGCATTCACGAATTGTTCTGCATCGACGACGACATCCGCACCCTGATTCACCAAGGGGCAGGGGAGCAGGCTTTGCGCGCATC
- the gspM gene encoding type II secretion system protein GspM has product MNKASLALYRAKWQRFNAQVQARWQPLALREKRMVGGMAIALLGLLLWVALIQPPLKKIAYWQAETPKLRAQTEALEVLLREVSVRPDGQSVAQSLEQTLQASGLAGHYQLQAGEAGAWQLTFDAAPADAVLDWLLSNPAQLSLQVVEARLQRADNPSTEVTAGTLSGTVRMDQALGAKEAS; this is encoded by the coding sequence ATGAATAAGGCCTCGCTCGCGCTGTACCGCGCCAAGTGGCAGCGCTTTAACGCTCAGGTGCAGGCGCGCTGGCAGCCGTTGGCCCTGCGCGAAAAACGCATGGTCGGCGGCATGGCCATTGCGCTGCTCGGCCTGCTGCTGTGGGTCGCGCTGATCCAGCCGCCGCTGAAGAAAATCGCTTATTGGCAGGCCGAGACGCCAAAGCTGCGCGCCCAGACTGAAGCGCTGGAAGTGCTGCTGCGCGAAGTCAGCGTGCGCCCGGACGGGCAAAGCGTGGCGCAGTCGCTGGAGCAGACCCTGCAGGCCAGCGGCCTCGCCGGGCACTATCAATTGCAGGCCGGGGAGGCGGGCGCCTGGCAGTTGACCTTCGACGCCGCACCCGCCGACGCCGTGCTCGACTGGCTGTTGAGCAACCCGGCACAACTTTCTCTGCAAGTGGTCGAGGCGCGTTTGCAACGCGCAGACAACCCCTCGACCGAAGTCACTGCCGGCACTTTGTCAGGCACCGTTCGCATGGATCAGGCGCTGGGCGCTAAGGAAGCTTCATGA